CCGCTTCGGGCCGAGGACGAGCGGATCGCCGACGAAGCGCTCCGCACCGCCGGGGTGCTGAGGTGGGCAGACCAGGAGGTCACCACCCTCTCCGGCGGCGAACGGCAGCTCGTGCACATCGCCAAGGCACTCGCGCAGCAGCCCGAGGTGCTGCTGCTCGACGAACCGGTCGCCGCACTGGATCTGCGCCACCAGCTCCTCGTCCTCCAGCTGTTACGGCGCCTCGCGGCGACGGGGACGGCGCTGGTCGTCGTCCTGCACGACCTCGATCAGGCGGCGCGCTTCTGCGATCGAGTGGCGCTGCTCCACGAAGGTCGGGTGCTCGCCGACGGCACAGCGGACGAGGTGCTGACCGAACAGAACATCGCGCTCGCATACCGGGTGCGCAGCGTCGTCCGGCGAGATCCCGACACCCGCTGCCCGCGGGTCGTCCCGCTGGACGTCATCGACACGAGATCAGGAGACCAGGCATGACCATCCTCCGACGGCCCGCGGTACTGGCGGGCGCGGCACTGCTGGCGGTACTGCTGCCCGCGGCCTGCGGCGTCCCCGCCGAGCCTGCACCGGAATCGGACGGCGGCGCGGCTCAGGCCGGCTATCCGCGGCTCGTCGAGAGGGACGGGGCCGAAGCCGTCACCATCGAGTCCGAGCCCCGGCGCATCGCCGCGTTGTCCCCGGACGCGGCCGAGGCGACGCTGGAACTCGTCGGCCCGGACCGGCTCGTGGCCGTGCCCCGAAACCTCACCTCGCCGAGCCTGGGCAACCACGTCGAGGACGCCGCCGCCGTACCAGAGCAGCTGCCGCCCGGAAACGAGCCCGACCCCGACCATGTGCTGTCCCTCGAACCGGACCTCATCCTGGTCACGCCCCGCCATGGGGGCGAGCAGGACGCGCTGGCCGTGCTCGGCGAAACCGGCGTCCCGGTGTTGGCGTTGGAACAGTGGGACGGCCTCGACGACATCGCCGCCAATCTGCTGCTGCTGGGAGAGGTGCTCGACGCCGAGGACCGGGCCGCGAGTCTCGTCGCGGAGATGGCGGAGCGACGTGAGGCCGTCGCCGACGCGGTCGCCGGCCGGGACCGCCCCTCGGTGCTGGGTCTCAGCAATCAGGCGGGCACCCCGTTCGTCATCGGCCCCGACGCCTTCACCTCCGGGCTGATCGAACTCGCGGGCGGCGACGCCGCGGCCGAGACCGCCGGGGTACGCGCCACCGGGCCCGCCGACCCGGAGACGATCGTCGCCGCCGACCCCGACGCGATCCTGCTCGTCGACGTCACGGGCGGCGGTCGGGGCTCCTTCGACTCCGTGCTGTCCAACCCCGCCGTCGCCGACCTCCCGGCGGCGGCCGAGGACCGCGTGCTGCTCCTGCCTGCCGCGTCCGCGTTCCCGACGGGCGTCACCCATACTCTCGACGGTCTTGAGGCACTGGCAGGCTGGCTGCATCCCGAAGCGGTCGACCACGGCTGAGGGGTACGCGCAGCGACGAGGGGTCTCGCCGGACAGACTCCGCCGCTCGGCCGACACGGTGGTCGATTCCTCGATCACCGTGTCGGCGCGGGGTCATCCGGTGAACTCCCCACGGTCGCGGCCCTGCCGCCATACGGCGTGCTCGCCGCTGTGGGCGGCCACGGTTCCCGATCGGCCGTCCGCCGGGTCTCTCGCTGCCGACTCCGTGGTGCAGTCGTGAAGCCGGGCGGCTCGCCCCGGATCGGGTCAGCGCGTGCGGCGGCCCCGCGATGACGACTGCGACCCGCTCCCACGACACGGCCGCGGATTTCCGTGCGGCGCCGACTCGTGGCGACCGGCGACGGCGACCTGCCTGGGGCTCGGCGGCGGCCGCACGACGCGCCGGCGTCGGGTGGGAGGCGGGCCGGATCGTGGGAGGCGCGGGGCTCGGCGTCCGGCCGGTGCGGCCGGGTTCCCTCGGCCTCAGGTCCGCGGAGACGCGAGACGGACAGCCGGCGGGCCCGCTCATCGGGTGTCCGCCGGGCCGGTCGACATGGGACCGGCCCGGACGGCTCAGCCGCTCATGCCTGACGTGACTTGAACCGGGGGTTCCTCTTGTTGATCACGAAGATCTTGCCCCGGCGTCGGACGACCTGCGAGCCGGGTTTGGTCTTCATCGAGCGAAGCGAGCTGCGTACCTTCATGGGCTTCCTTCCGTGTGGTGACTAGGCGACTCGGCGTGCATCCACTCCAGGACGTGCTCGGTGAACGACGTCCGGAGTGCCAACGGGTCCTCCCACCGCTGCCAGGCGACCGGCCCGATCGTGAGCTCCCGATCGGTCAGCACGCACTCGTCGAGAAGTTCCTGGATCTCGTACCGAGAGATCTCCTCCCCGGTGAACGCCAGGACCGTCCCGCGATCCCCGTACTCCCTGTCCCACTCCAGCGACGAGTTCACGAACAGGTCGTCCGGTGTGGCCGCAGGCCGGTCCGCGGTCCAGAGCCCGCCGTCCT
This genomic stretch from Actinoalloteichus hoggarensis harbors:
- a CDS encoding heme ABC transporter ATP-binding protein, which codes for MTDRDSVRVDMRPRLVAESVGVLLDGRPVLDDVDLAVCPGEVLALVGANGAGKSTLLSTLAGLRRPDRGAVRLNGTPLRSLRPRAVAGRIAHVPQDTRLDFDFTARQVVLMGRHPHLGRFAPLRAEDERIADEALRTAGVLRWADQEVTTLSGGERQLVHIAKALAQQPEVLLLDEPVAALDLRHQLLVLQLLRRLAATGTALVVVLHDLDQAARFCDRVALLHEGRVLADGTADEVLTEQNIALAYRVRSVVRRDPDTRCPRVVPLDVIDTRSGDQA
- a CDS encoding ABC transporter substrate-binding protein, which translates into the protein MTILRRPAVLAGAALLAVLLPAACGVPAEPAPESDGGAAQAGYPRLVERDGAEAVTIESEPRRIAALSPDAAEATLELVGPDRLVAVPRNLTSPSLGNHVEDAAAVPEQLPPGNEPDPDHVLSLEPDLILVTPRHGGEQDALAVLGETGVPVLALEQWDGLDDIAANLLLLGEVLDAEDRAASLVAEMAERREAVADAVAGRDRPSVLGLSNQAGTPFVIGPDAFTSGLIELAGGDAAAETAGVRATGPADPETIVAADPDAILLVDVTGGGRGSFDSVLSNPAVADLPAAAEDRVLLLPAASAFPTGVTHTLDGLEALAGWLHPEAVDHG
- the ykgO gene encoding type B 50S ribosomal protein L36, which translates into the protein MKVRSSLRSMKTKPGSQVVRRRGKIFVINKRNPRFKSRQA